TCCGGTCAGGATGCGCAACGTGTGATAGTCTCGGGCTGCCAGGGCCTGTGTGGCCTCTGCGAGCAGCGTGGCGAGCACGATCCGACCGATTCCGGGCATGGACAGGAGGATGGAGGCGTCACGCTGCTCTTCTGTTTCTGCCGAGTCGTCGTTGCCCACCATCTCGGCGATCAGTTCGTCCAGTCGAGCGTGCGCCTGGTCGATCAACTGGTTCACCGGCCTCAGCCGGGTGATGAGACTCTCGATGTGCGCCTTCGCCGCGGCGGTCGTCCCGCGGCTCACCCGCAGCGGCGGCTGCCGCAGGATGTGCAGCACTCCGGCAGCATCAAGGCGCCGGATGCGGTTTCGCTTCAGGATCGCCGCGATCGACGCCTTGCGGATGCGCGCCGCCTCCGCCGGCGTCGGCGCCTTCTCCCACAGCTCCAGGTACCAGGCGGCTCCGAGATCTCCGCCCAACTCCAGCATCTGCGGGTAGTAGCGCCGCAGTTGCTCGCGCAGGCGATTGGTCAGCCGGTTGCGGTCCTGCTTCATCTCCTCCCTCATGCGCGACCATTCCCGCAACTCGATCACATTCGGTTCTTCCACCTGCAGATGACGAAAACTGCGCCGATCAGTGCGCAGCGAGTCCGCCAACACCCGCGCGTCGCGCCGGTCGTCCTTGGCCCCGGCCGCCGTAAACCGGTCCCGAAATCGATCCAGCTGCTTGGGATTGATCGCGTACACCTGCACCTCGCGCTCCAGCAGCATCTCCACCACCGCTCCATGCGGCATTTCGATCGCCGCGTGCACGCTCGCCAA
This is a stretch of genomic DNA from Spirochaetaceae bacterium. It encodes these proteins:
- a CDS encoding IS110 family transposase is translated as MSTEQWFVGVDWATEQHQVCVLAGDGKVVGEREVAHSGDGIADLCRWLDELSGGHLASVHAAIEMPHGAVVEMLLEREVQVYAINPKQLDRFRDRFTAAGAKDDRRDARVLADSLRTDRRSFRHLQVEEPNVIELREWSRMREEMKQDRNRLTNRLREQLRRYYPQMLELGGDLGAAWYLELWEKAPTPAEAARIRKASIAAILKRNRIRRLDAAGVLHILRQPPLRVSRGTTAAAKAHIESLITRLRPVNQLIDQAHARLDELIAEMVGNDDSAETEEQRDASILLSMPGIGRIVLATLLAEATQALAARDYHTLRILTGVAPVTRRSGKTRVVIMRRACNKRLRDAMYHWARVAIQHDAASRERYGELRGRGKRHGHALRTVSERLLRVACAMLRDRTPYDPEHRVGRPPAA